The following is a genomic window from Pirellulales bacterium.
GGCCATCGCCTGATTGATCGCCAGCCCCAGGGCGCCGGGCAACACGACGGCGGTAGCGGCCGCCAGCCACGCTTCGTCGTCGCCTGGCGGTACCCGGCCGGTGACCAGAATGCGAGCGGGATCCAAAGCGTGGGCGCGGCGCCGCACCTCGTCGAGCAGCGGGCCATCGCCGACGAGGACCAGGCGAAGCCTCGCATCGAGCTCGCGCAACCGGGGCCACGCGGCGAGCAAGTCGAAGGGGCGTTTGCGGGGGACCATGCGACCGATCGAGACCAGGACCGGGGCATCGCCAATACCGGCCGCCTGTCGAAGCTCGGCAGCGCGGCGATCGATGGCCGCTCGGTCTTGGAAGGCACGATCCGTGTCGAGGGTGTTCTGGGCGATCCGAATTCGCTCGCGGGGGTAGCCGATCGACGCCAGTTCCTCGAGCGATTGCCGGCCATAGCAGACGGCCAGATCGAAACGGCCATGAAAGCGGCGTTTGATCGCATCTGTCCAGCGCGAGCGCTGCACGCTACGGCTGTGGACCTTTGTCCAGGCGATGGTGCGAATGCCCAGTTGCCGGCAGAGCTTGGGCAAGGTCCAGCAGGTAAGGATCGTCAGCGTGGCGCAAAACACGACCACGGCGGGGCGTTCGCGACGCACGGCCTCGGCGGCGTCTGGCCAGGTCGACCAGGTGCGTCCGAGCCACTGTCGCTCATGAAAAGGAAACTCGCGAAAGTGCGGCCCGATCGTGTAGCCGCTCTCGCGCAATTCGGCCAGGGGCCCCAAGACACTCAGCGAGTAGCGTCCCGCGGCGCGTTGCGCGACACGGTCCCACACCGGCACGCGATAACCGCGGACGCGCGGCTGTAACACCCAGACCTGGGGCAGCTCGGGCATCGCGTCTGAAGAAGTGGCGTTCGACCGGTCTTGAGTCATCGAAGCACGCCGTCACAAACCCAACTTGGAAAGGCCTCGCGACCTTGCCACGAAATCCGCACAACACCGAGCACGGTCGAGCAGGCCGTCAGGCGCCCGCGACGGCATTGCGTCCCAGCACCTGACGCGCGAGTCGAATCAAGCGCGCCCGGTCGTCGCCGCGGAATCCCAAAAACCAGCACGAGGGGATCCAGAAGAGCGGCGGCACCAGCACGCAGGCCAGCAGCGCTGTCAGACTCTCGGGCTGCACGACCAGACGCACCGTCAAGGCCACGGCCAGCAAGATCAATAGTACCAGCAAAGGGCCGGCGTACCCGTCTCGAATGAGCAGCGAGTAGGGAGTGCCGGTCACGCTCGCCGTATGGACCGATAGTATCGTCCAAGTGATGCAACGGCAGACGATCGTGGGAATCGGTGCTCCCAGGATGGCGTTGTCTCCCCAACCCCACTCGCGAAACAGGTAGATCAACAGCGTCGAAGCGGCCAGGTTCACGAGCGCCATGCTGAACTCGACGAACACAATGAAGCGAGTCCGATTCATGCCGAGCAGGATTTGCCAGTGGGTCACGCCGGCATAAAAGATCAGATCGGCCACCACACAGAGCATCATCGCGTAGGCCGTCGCACGATGGGCGTCGACCAACCAGACCTGCACGAACGGTTCGGCGAAGCAGCCCAGCGTGACCAGGTAGGGAATCGCCATGAGCAGGGTCAGCCGGGTACTACTGATATACAACTCGGGCAGGCGGGCCGCATGCCCCTGAGCATCCATGCTCGCGGCCAAGGGGACCATTTGGCGCGTCAGACCTCCCACGAAGGGATAGATGGCCCAGACGGCCTCGACCGCCGGCTTGTACATACCTGCATACGCGGTGCCGAGCAGCGCCCCCAACACGAGCGGATCGGTCTGGACGCTCAAGCGAAACACGTTCCAGTACAGAAAGACGAGTCCGCCCAACGAGGCCAGTTGGTACATCGACTCGCGCTGGACGAAGCGGGGGCGAACCGACAAGGCGGGCCAGATGCGATGCGCGAGGACGATCGAAATACCGAGCGATAACGACTTCGATGCCAACATGCCGATGGCCCAGCCGACGAGCCCAAGCTCGGTCAGCCCGACCAGGCCCATCACGAACAATGCTCGGGCAATCATCTCGACGATGTGGATCAGGCTCGACAGATCGAAGCGATGATTGCCTTCGATGACGCCGCTATAGGCCGGCGAGACGAACCACAGCAGCACCTGCAGCGGCGCGTAGTAGCGCAACAGCATGACCACCTGCGGCGCGTGTTCCGTGGCGAGATCGCCCGAGATGCCCATGTACAGCGCCACGATATGCGGCGCCGCGAAATAGAACAGGAACATCATGACCGCGGCGATCGACAGGAAGCAGCACATCGCCGAGCTGAAGAGCGCATTCACGCGTTCGTTGTCGCGCGTCGCGAACGCGGAGGCGAGTTGCCGGCTCAAGGCGCCGCGCAGGCCGAGATCGGCCATGAGCGACGTGCTCACGAGCACGCCAATGATGACGGTCAGACCGTAGCCGGCGAGCCCCAGTCGCCACGTGAGAAAGGGAATCAGCAGCAGGGCGATGAGCCCGCTCAAGACCCCCGACAACCAAGTGGTGACCGTGTTGAACGCGATGCGTCGCGACAGGCTCATGAATTCGATTTCGTCGCGTGGCGCGTCGTGCTAGGTCTTGGCAATCGCATCGGTCGATTCGACCGGTGGCGTCGGCACAACCGTGGCGGCATGCCCGTTCAACGACGCGGCATCCGCCTTGGGCTCGAGCGAGTATTCCGGCACCAAATCCTTCAGCTTGCGACGCAAGTCTTCGATCGGTCGATGCAAGGCCTCTTCCAGTTGCCGCATCGCATCGCTCACCTCGTCGAGGCTGTAGGGCCGGTGGTACGCCACGAACAACTTCGGGTGGGGTGTCGGCATCATCTCCTCGCTGTCGAAGTAGAGCTCTTCGTACAGCTTCTCGCCGGGGCGCAGGCCGGTAAACACCACCTCGATCTCGTCCGACTCGAAACCCGACAGACGAATCAGGTCGTGCGCGAGATCGACGATGCGCACGGGCTCGCCCATATCGAGCACGAAGATTTCGCCGCCGCGCCCCATGGCAGCCGCCTGCAACACGAGCTGCGAGGCCTCGGGAATGGTCATGAAGAAACGTTCGATGTCGGGGTGCGTCACCGTCACCGGACCCCCGCGTCGAATCTGCTCCATGAAGATCGGCACCACGCTCCCCGCCGAAGCCAGCACGTTGCCGAAGCGCACGGCGACGAACTTCGTGGTCGAAATCTCCGAGTAGGCGTGGACGACGCGCTCGGCCAGTTGCTTCGACACGCCCATCACGCTGGTGGGGTTCACGGCCTTGTCGGTCGAGATCATGACGAACTCGCCCACGCCGTGCTCGTGGGCCAACTCGACCAGGAGCCGGGTCCCGCCGATGTTGTTCTTGATCGCTTCGCCCGGGTTGAACTCCATCATGGGCACATGCTTGTGGGCCGCCGCATGAAAGACGATATCGGGACGAAACTGGCCGAAGACCTGCCTCATGCGCGGCCGATCGACGATGTCGGCCATGATCGGATGGAGTTGCGTCGCATGGCCGGCCGCTTGCAGCTCGCGGTCGATGACGAAGAGGTTGTTCTCGGCTCGTTCGACCATCACCAGCGCCGCCGGGCGGAAACGCAACACCTGGCGGCAGATCTCCGAGCCGATGCTGCCACCGGCGCCGGTCACGAGCACGGTGCGCCCCTCGAGCATCTGGCCGATGGCGTCGGTGTTCAACTGCACGGGTTCGCGGCGCAGCAAGTCGTTGATGTCGACGTTGCGCACTTGCAACGGCACGCCGGAGGTAAGCATTTCGTCGAACGCGGGCAGCACCTTGACGGCAATGTCCGATTCTTCGCACAGGGCCATCAGCCCGCGCAGGCGCTTGCCGGTCAGGCCCCCCGAGATGACCAGAATCTCGCAGGTGCTGAAAGCCGCGGCCAGGTGGGGGCCCTCTTCGGGCGTTCCGACCACTTGCACGCCGCCGAGCCGGGTGCCGTGCGTCGCGACATCGTCATCGAGAAAACCGGTGATGGAATAGCCGAGGCGGGGATCGGATTGCAGTTGGCGCGCCAGCGACTCGCCCGCCTGATTGGCGCCGACGATGAAGGCCCGGCGCAGCGTGCCGCGGCTGAGCATGGGACGAAACTGCTCTCGCGACAGACGCCAGGCGCAGCGCAGGCCGCCCAGCACCAGGATCGTGAGCCCCCAGTCGAGCAGCAGGATGACGCGCGGCAAATGGTTGGACGAGACCAGATACTGGTCGAGCGCCAGGATCACCAGCGACGCCAACGTGGCCGCGCGCAGCAGCGTGGCAAGGTCGGAGAACGTGACGTACCGCCACCAGCCGTGGCACTGCCCCATCCAGTAGAAGATGATCAGCTTCAGGATGACGAAGGAGGGCAACGTCATCCAGAAGAGTCGTTGCAGATGGGGCGGCACCTCGAAATCGAAGCGCAGATTGAACGCCAGCAACAGCACGCCGGCAAAGACCACCGCGTGCAGCAGCAGGACGAGGAACACTCGCCCTGAAAAACGCTGGCGGACCGGCGAGGCTTGAAACATCGATACCATCAATCTTGGACCAGACTGCGCGAACGGTCGACCTGCCCAGCACGGCAGGCTTAGCCGGGCGAGGCATTTGCCGCGGGATTCGCGGGCGCCGCGGCGTCCGCCGTCGCCGGCGTGTCGAACAATACTTCGTTCAATACCGGAATGAAATCTCGCACGAACTCGTCGCAGGCCGTTTCGTGTACGCTCTGCTCCATCGTCTTGCAATCGCCGAAGACATAGAGCTTGAACAGGGCAGGGTAGCGCGACAAGGCGATCTTGTGAGTCGTGCCGGTGCCGGGAGCAATCCAGTCTCCATCGGCGCTCCAGCCCCACAAAATGCGAATCCGTTGCGACTCGATCTCTTCATTCTTCTGGAACGGCGCGGTGAAAAACTGCGCCGCGCTCGCACTGCCGGCGTCGAGCTCGACGGTGTCGGGATTGATCGGCCCCATGCGGAAACCGGCCGCGACGTAGCATTTGTCGGGCGTGTGGGCGGTCACCTTGCGAGACGTGCCACAGACCAGAAACACGGAGACCGTGTCCCCCGTCTCGCGATTCTTGTAGGCGCGGCCGACGCCGCCGACGGCTCCCGAGGCCTTCAACTGCTCGGGATTTCCGGCGACCTCTTGCCCTTCCCAATCGCCGAATTCGAGCGGCACCTGCTGGAGCCGGGCCGTCCAATCGTTGAGCTGAGGAGTCGCCGGGGCGCCCCAGCGCTCCGACCAGCGCCCCTGCAAGACCGTGCAGGCCGCCATCATCACGATGACCACGGCCACGGGAAGGATGAACTTCTTCATAGTTGGCAATCCAGCATGGAATCGTGTTGACAGGAGTTGAGCTCAATCAGTTCGCGGCGAGTTGCAGCGGAATCTTGTGCCGGCGAGTTTCTTGCTCGTTCTTGACGCCTTGCACCACGGTCCCCAGGACGTGAATGCCGACGCGTTCGAGACTCTGGTGCGCCTCTTGCACTTGCGAAGCACGGCTGACGTCGCGC
Proteins encoded in this region:
- a CDS encoding oligosaccharide flippase family protein encodes the protein MSLSRRIAFNTVTTWLSGVLSGLIALLLIPFLTWRLGLAGYGLTVIIGVLVSTSLMADLGLRGALSRQLASAFATRDNERVNALFSSAMCCFLSIAAVMMFLFYFAAPHIVALYMGISGDLATEHAPQVVMLLRYYAPLQVLLWFVSPAYSGVIEGNHRFDLSSLIHIVEMIARALFVMGLVGLTELGLVGWAIGMLASKSLSLGISIVLAHRIWPALSVRPRFVQRESMYQLASLGGLVFLYWNVFRLSVQTDPLVLGALLGTAYAGMYKPAVEAVWAIYPFVGGLTRQMVPLAASMDAQGHAARLPELYISSTRLTLLMAIPYLVTLGCFAEPFVQVWLVDAHRATAYAMMLCVVADLIFYAGVTHWQILLGMNRTRFIVFVEFSMALVNLAASTLLIYLFREWGWGDNAILGAPIPTIVCRCITWTILSVHTASVTGTPYSLLIRDGYAGPLLVLLILLAVALTVRLVVQPESLTALLACVLVPPLFWIPSCWFLGFRGDDRARLIRLARQVLGRNAVAGA
- a CDS encoding glycosyltransferase family 4 protein; its protein translation is MTQDRSNATSSDAMPELPQVWVLQPRVRGYRVPVWDRVAQRAAGRYSLSVLGPLAELRESGYTIGPHFREFPFHERQWLGRTWSTWPDAAEAVRRERPAVVVFCATLTILTCWTLPKLCRQLGIRTIAWTKVHSRSVQRSRWTDAIKRRFHGRFDLAVCYGRQSLEELASIGYPRERIRIAQNTLDTDRAFQDRAAIDRRAAELRQAAGIGDAPVLVSIGRMVPRKRPFDLLAAWPRLRELDARLRLVLVGDGPLLDEVRRRAHALDPARILVTGRVPPGDDEAWLAAATAVVLPGALGLAINQAMALGRPTIVADERGADSEILEHDVTGWRYPRGDIPLLVETIRGVLRGPENCARVTRAAIEVMRDRVNLKNMVASLDAAISEALAMSEPR
- a CDS encoding polysaccharide biosynthesis protein; amino-acid sequence: MFQASPVRQRFSGRVFLVLLLHAVVFAGVLLLAFNLRFDFEVPPHLQRLFWMTLPSFVILKLIIFYWMGQCHGWWRYVTFSDLATLLRAATLASLVILALDQYLVSSNHLPRVILLLDWGLTILVLGGLRCAWRLSREQFRPMLSRGTLRRAFIVGANQAGESLARQLQSDPRLGYSITGFLDDDVATHGTRLGGVQVVGTPEEGPHLAAAFSTCEILVISGGLTGKRLRGLMALCEESDIAVKVLPAFDEMLTSGVPLQVRNVDINDLLRREPVQLNTDAIGQMLEGRTVLVTGAGGSIGSEICRQVLRFRPAALVMVERAENNLFVIDRELQAAGHATQLHPIMADIVDRPRMRQVFGQFRPDIVFHAAAHKHVPMMEFNPGEAIKNNIGGTRLLVELAHEHGVGEFVMISTDKAVNPTSVMGVSKQLAERVVHAYSEISTTKFVAVRFGNVLASAGSVVPIFMEQIRRGGPVTVTHPDIERFFMTIPEASQLVLQAAAMGRGGEIFVLDMGEPVRIVDLAHDLIRLSGFESDEIEVVFTGLRPGEKLYEELYFDSEEMMPTPHPKLFVAYHRPYSLDEVSDAMRQLEEALHRPIEDLRRKLKDLVPEYSLEPKADAASLNGHAATVVPTPPVESTDAIAKT
- a CDS encoding exosortase-associated EpsI family protein encodes the protein MKKFILPVAVVIVMMAACTVLQGRWSERWGAPATPQLNDWTARLQQVPLEFGDWEGQEVAGNPEQLKASGAVGGVGRAYKNRETGDTVSVFLVCGTSRKVTAHTPDKCYVAAGFRMGPINPDTVELDAGSASAAQFFTAPFQKNEEIESQRIRILWGWSADGDWIAPGTGTTHKIALSRYPALFKLYVFGDCKTMEQSVHETACDEFVRDFIPVLNEVLFDTPATADAAAPANPAANASPG